One part of the Symphalangus syndactylus isolate Jambi chromosome 1, NHGRI_mSymSyn1-v2.1_pri, whole genome shotgun sequence genome encodes these proteins:
- the MRGPRE gene encoding mas-related G-protein coupled receptor member E, whose product MEPREAGQHVGATDGTQEDVAFNLIILSLTEGLGLCGLLGNGAVLWLLSSNVYRNPFAIYLLDVACADLIFLGCHMVAIVPDLLQGRLDFPGFVQTSLATLRFFCYIVGLSLLVAVSVEQCLAALFPAWYSCRRPRHLTTCVCALTWALCLLLHLLLSGACTQFFGEPSRHLCRTLWLVAAVLLAVLCCTMCGASLMLLLRVERGPQRPPPRGFPGLILLAVLLFLFCGLPFGIYWLSRNLLWHIPHYFYHFSFLMAAVHCAAKPVVYFCLGSAQGRRLPLRLVLHRALGDEAELGAVRETSRRGLVDVAA is encoded by the coding sequence ATGGAGCCCAGAGAAGCTGGACAGCATGTGGGGGCCACCGACGGCACCCAGGAGGATGTGGCCTTCAACCTCATCATCCTGTCCCTCACTGAGGGGCTCGGCCTCTGTGGGCTGCTGGGGAACGGGGCGGTCCTCTGGCTGCTCAGCTCCAACGTCTACAGAAACCCCTTCGCCATCTACCTCCTGGACGTGGCCTGCGCAGACCTCATCTTCCTTGGCTGCCACATGGTGGCCATCGTCCCCGACTTGCTGCAAGGCCGGCTGGACTTCCCGGGCTTcgtgcagaccagcctggcaacgcTGCGCTTCTTCTGCTACATCGTGGGCCTGAGTCTCCTGGTGGCCGTCAGCGTGGAGCAGTGCCTGGCTGCCCTCTTCCCGGCCTGGTACTCGTGCCGCCGCCCACGCCACCTGACCACCTGCGTGTGTGCCCTCACCTGGGCCCTCTGCCTGCTGCTGCACCTGCTGCTCAGCGGCGCCTGCACCCAGTTCTTCGGGGAGCCCAGCCGCCACTTGTGCCGGACGCTGTGGCTGGTGGCAGCAGTGCTGCTGGCTGTGCTGTGTTGCACCATGTGTGGAGCCAGCCTTATGCTGCTGCTGCGGGTGGAGCGAGGCCCCCAGCGGCCCCCACCCCGGGGCTTCCCCGGGCTCATCCTCCTCGccgtcctcctcttcctcttctgcgGCCTGCCCTTCGGGATCTACTGGCTGTCCCGGAACCTGCTCTGGCACATCCCCCACTACTTCTACCACTTCAGCTTCCTCATGGCCGCCGTGCACTGTGCGGCCAAGCCCGTTGTCTATTTCTGCCTGGGCAGTGCCCAGGGCCGCAGGCTGCCCCTCCGGCTGGTCCTCCATCGAGCGCTGGGAGACGAGGCTGAGCTGGGGGCCGTCAGGGAGACCTCCCGCCGGGGCCTGGTGGACGTAGCAGCCTGA